The genomic window TATTTTCTCTTTCTTCTCTTCAGATTCTTCTTCGAATTTATGTTTCTCGCCAGCGAGCTGTTTTTTGAGTGCCTCGACTTCACGATAATCATTTTTTCCAATAGCCTCCACGATCAGGCCTTCGAGATAAACCTCCCGCTCGGCGATCTTGGATTTGTAAAGTGAATCGATCTCCGCAATTTGCTTTTTCTGTTCGCCGCTCAGTTTAATGGTTGGTGATTTTTTATTTAACCTTTCCATGGCGAGTTCATAAGCTGATTTCATAAAACCTCCTTTAAATACAGTGCACCGGGAGTTAATCCCATTTAATTAAAACGTCTTCGCCTTCGATCTTGATTTCGTAGGTTTTCATATCCGCGCCGGGGGCTGTCAGTGACTTCCCGGTTTTTACATTAAATCTCCACATGTGCCACGGACACATCACGACACCGTCTTTGACCGGTCCTTGGGTGAGAGGGGCCCCTTGGTGGGGACAAGTATTCTCCATGGCACAGAATTCTCCGTCGATATTAAAAAGTCCGACATCCTCACCTTTAATATTGATGCCTTTACATTGCCCGGGCTGGAGCTCATGGACTGTGCAGAGTTTGATGAATTCGCTCATAATATAATGCCGTGGATTAAGGGTTTAAAAATTTCGAGGCACAGTAATCCAGAACCCCCCCCCTATTTAATCCTCTCAAAGTTTCTTTTTTAATTCCTGTTTCAGGATTTTTCCAGTGGCTGTGCGGGGGAGACTCTCGACGACACGGATCTCTCGGGGTTGTTTATAATCAGCGAGCTTCTCGCGCAAATAACGCCCGATCGCCGTGACATCCAGAGAGACCCCCTCGTTCGCAGAAATAAAAGCCACAGGCACCT from Verrucomicrobiota bacterium includes these protein-coding regions:
- a CDS encoding non-heme iron oxygenase ferredoxin subunit, giving the protein MSEFIKLCTVHELQPGQCKGINIKGEDVGLFNIDGEFCAMENTCPHQGAPLTQGPVKDGVVMCPWHMWRFNVKTGKSLTAPGADMKTYEIKIEGEDVLIKWD